AAAAGTTAAAGATACAAGTAAGTATTAAATTAAATAGTCAACTTGATGTGCTAATATTTGGTGAGACTtgaattaaaagtattttttttttctacttcAAAGAGGATttagaaatgaaaactaagataagataataccTGATGGTTCGTGTTATTaatggagtagaagaagatTAATAAAATACCGGTGATGTTACGTGAATAAGTATTTTTGATAACCAAATTTAGTCAAGTTAGTACAAGTTcgacaaaaaaaaagaaaaataaatagacgcGCAAACATAAATTTTTACACACAACACAAAAAATTACACATATCACAAACCgataaatatatcataaaaactTTTGTacataatacaaaaatttattaatatagcACACAAATAGAAAAATTAGCGACATTGTATACGCATGTTCGAAGAAGAAACGCACAGTGATTTAGTTGAAGATTTGGTTTAAGCTAGTTTTATCgataaaataaatgaacaaaCAAGTAAACgaaaatttaatatttgaaaGAAAAGCGATGACATTGAGAGAAAAAAGCAAGGTAGAGGCGGGAGAAAGAGGAGACAGGAGAGGGATTATGAAATGCTCGTGTTAGTATATCGTTgttattatatcttttttagGTGATTATGAAACCTTTCTTATTTCTGATTGGTCGGTCCTAGTCTTAGCTCCCTGGAAAAGGTACTTTATAGTTTATATACATGTTCGTTTTTTCGTTTTGGTGGAGAATATATGAAGCTCCCTTATCAACTTGTAAATACATGCATTCTTCTGACAAAAAAAATGTTGAGTGAACAATGGCGCTATACAAGCAAACTATGTCCGCAGgaacaaaagaataaaaaaacaaaaaacaaaaaaaaatcaaaaagaaaaaaggaaaaagaaaatgtgtTGGTTATAATCACTCCATATTCAAGGGCTGAGACATGACTCAATTAAGCTTCAAAATCATTACACAGCGAACCATACTGAATAAAAAGAAGGGTTAATATAACTAAGCAACTAGAAGAAGAGCTTTCGTAGGGATGCTCTAGATGCAACGTTTGACGGTGAGTTTGAGGACTTAAGGGCAGGGGACGCTGCCTTGCTTTCTTGTCCCTCAGGTACTCTGTCAAGCAGCTTTGCCGCCCTTGGATCCGTTAGTAATGTCTTTTGAAAGGACTGTGAGAAGCCAGTGGCAATGATGGTCACATGAATCTCCCCGTTGTAGCGATCATCGACAACAGCGCCAAATATGATATTGGCAGACGGATCAGCTAAACTTGTCACCAcctataaatattaaaaaatgttaAGACATGTGCGCAACAATTTCACAggataaaagaacaaaaagaatgataaaaatGCTCATTCAACAACTTGCTGAAATAAATCTGAATTACCTGAGATACTCTATTCACTTCCTGCAGGGTTATGTCTTTTCCACCAGTAATGTTATACACTACCCCGGTGGCTGATTGAATAGATGATCCGATTAAGGGTGCCAAAGTGGCCTGTTCCGCAGCTTCTTCTGCACGGTTTTTGCTGGAGGAAACACCTACCCCAAGCATTGCAGTTCCAGAGTCTTTCATCACAGCTTTTACATCAGCAAAATCCACATTTACAAGCCCAGGTATCTATAAAAAGAAATACCAGTACACATTATATTAAAAGTGCTAAGGGCTAGGGAGAGAAATCGCTCAAATGGATTGGGAGAAAGAAGGTGGAGAGAGACTCTTTGCAATCTACCAATCTAGTCGGATGACCAACTTCATACTTTAACATTCCATTTACAAGATAGGAAATACAAATAACTGTTTATGAACAACTCACTGTGATGATGTCCGATATTCCCTGCACTCCTTGACGTAGAACATCATCTGCAAGACGGAAAGCATCCTGAAGAGGTGTATGCTCATCAGCAATGTCAAGAAGACGGTCATTTGGAATCACTATAAGTGTATCCACATTTTTCTGCAGCTTTTCAATG
Above is a genomic segment from Arachis stenosperma cultivar V10309 chromosome 1, arast.V10309.gnm1.PFL2, whole genome shotgun sequence containing:
- the LOC130939213 gene encoding cell division protein FtsZ homolog 1, chloroplastic-like, translated to MIPISNPTDMLSSSSYSIVNPIYHNALPYSSSFTQRTCVSLNPKRLRRRFATATCSYASIDNARIKVVGVGGGGNNAVNRMIGCGLHGVDFYAINTDAQALLQSAAENPIKIGEVLTRGLGTGGNPLLGEQAAEESKEAIANALKGSDLVFVTAGMGGGTGSGAAPVVARISKEAGYLTVGVVTYPFSFEGRKRSLQALEAIEKLQKNVDTLIVIPNDRLLDIADEHTPLQDAFRLADDVLRQGVQGISDIITIPGLVNVDFADVKAVMKDSGTAMLGVGVSSSKNRAEEAAEQATLAPLIGSSIQSATGVVYNITGGKDITLQEVNRVSQVVTSLADPSANIIFGAVVDDRYNGEIHVTIIATGFSQSFQKTLLTDPRAAKLLDRVPEGQESKAASPALKSSNSPSNVASRASLRKLFF